In Pseudothermotoga sp., one genomic interval encodes:
- a CDS encoding endonuclease III domain-containing protein, which yields MYLLKDIYQRLYEAYGPQGWWPAESWFEIVVGAVLTQNTAWRNVEKAIDNLKKNGVLDPQKMLEISEEDLAQLIRPAGFWRVKSKRLKRLLTKLSEYDFDFEKIKSNLKREELLAVDGIGPETADSILLYAFDRPYFVVDNYTRRILNRLGLLSDKASYVEIQRVFHSVIEDVYTMKEFHALIVEHAKRTCKKNNPRCGSCVLKDICRCSGFMNTPFENPKSY from the coding sequence TTGTACCTGCTGAAAGATATCTACCAAAGGCTTTATGAAGCGTATGGTCCTCAAGGTTGGTGGCCAGCTGAGAGCTGGTTTGAGATCGTTGTTGGAGCCGTGCTCACTCAAAACACAGCCTGGAGGAATGTGGAAAAAGCCATCGATAATCTAAAAAAGAATGGTGTTTTAGATCCGCAGAAAATGTTGGAAATATCGGAAGAAGATCTCGCACAACTTATAAGGCCTGCTGGATTTTGGAGAGTAAAATCGAAAAGGCTCAAAAGACTTCTTACAAAACTTTCCGAGTATGACTTCGATTTTGAAAAGATCAAAAGTAACCTCAAAAGAGAAGAACTGTTAGCTGTGGATGGAATAGGACCAGAAACGGCAGATTCTATTCTTTTGTATGCGTTTGATCGCCCATACTTCGTTGTAGATAATTACACCAGAAGGATTTTGAACAGACTTGGATTGCTGAGCGACAAGGCAAGTTATGTTGAAATACAACGCGTGTTCCACTCAGTGATTGAGGATGTCTATACTATGAAAGAATTTCACGCACTGATCGTAGAACATGCAAAAAGAACTTGTAAAAAGAATAATCCAAGATGTGGTTCGTGTGTTCTGAAAGACATTTGTCGGTGTTCAGGTTTTATGAACACCCCTTTCGAAAACCCAAAGAGTTACTAA
- a CDS encoding DUF4438 domain-containing protein has protein sequence MRTNKEKLVMISVQGTIVKPEHTGRHAVAHDGKPFMLPGTGGITYNVKVGDPAFGWAADHVEPGVSTILDQEKRESGPNKGYNFYACIGNEARVVTGDAKGAKGVVTGHHGGAEHVLIDFPDEVLEKLTLDDKILIKAFGQGLELLDYPDVHVYNIDPNLFEKLGIVEKNGKLLVPVVAVVPSYLMGSGIGSTSMGTGDYDIMTADREALKENNLMNLRFGDIVFIQDHDNSYGRCYRKGAASVGVIIHSDCKYAGHGPGVTIFMTCAKPLIEPVIDADANIGKILKIGRYRG, from the coding sequence GTGAGAACAAACAAAGAAAAGTTAGTCATGATCTCCGTGCAAGGAACGATCGTGAAACCCGAACACACAGGAAGGCATGCCGTTGCACACGATGGTAAACCCTTCATGCTTCCTGGAACGGGTGGTATCACTTATAACGTGAAGGTGGGTGATCCTGCTTTCGGTTGGGCTGCAGATCACGTTGAACCGGGAGTTTCCACGATCCTCGATCAAGAAAAACGCGAATCTGGTCCAAACAAAGGTTACAATTTTTACGCATGTATCGGTAATGAAGCGAGAGTTGTGACAGGAGATGCCAAGGGGGCGAAGGGTGTAGTTACTGGCCATCATGGTGGGGCAGAGCACGTTTTGATAGACTTTCCTGATGAAGTCTTAGAAAAGTTGACACTCGATGATAAGATCCTCATAAAGGCTTTCGGTCAAGGCTTAGAATTGCTCGATTATCCTGATGTTCACGTGTATAACATTGACCCAAATCTCTTTGAAAAACTCGGAATAGTTGAGAAAAACGGTAAATTGCTCGTTCCAGTCGTAGCCGTCGTGCCTTCGTATTTGATGGGTTCTGGCATCGGTTCAACGAGCATGGGCACAGGTGATTACGATATCATGACGGCAGATCGAGAAGCTCTGAAGGAAAACAACTTAATGAACCTTCGCTTTGGAGATATTGTTTTTATTCAAGATCATGATAACAGCTATGGTCGTTGCTACCGAAAAGGTGCGGCAAGCGTTGGGGTGATCATTCACAGTGATTGCAAATATGCAGGTCATGGCCCTGGCGTGACCATATTCATGACATGCGCAAAACCGTTGATCGAACCAGTCATAGATGCAGATGCGAACATAGGTAAAATACTGAAAATTGGTAGATATAGAGGATGA